The region CTGGATTAAATGCCCTCTTTACAGCATCCAGGTCAATATGGTCTGAGGTGTTTCTCTTAGCTGGTTTAGGGCTAAAGAAAGCTTTAAAAGCATTGAGGGTTGTCTCTGTATTTGTTAATTTGCTATTTTCCTCTGATGAAACAACATCAGGACCCTCTACACTTTCCTCTACTGGAGACATTTCTTCTTCTAGGACCTCACTACTAGGTGAGAGTGGAGGACTTGCTGTGggttcctgtgttttttttgctcCCACTTTGCCAGCATCAAAACTCAGGAGTTGTGAGAGCTGCTCAAGGATGCTCCCTTTAGTCTCACTTTTGGAGGGTCTCTCAGAGAAAAGTGCCCGTTTAACAGAGACTCGTTTCATCATAGGTTGTTCGAgggttaatgtttttttctgctggTCCTGCACATCTTTTTTTAACCCTTTCAGTCCACTAAATATGGAGGGTAGTTGAGGAGGTTTCTCCAACTTTAGGCCTGGAGAGAAGGTAACTATTTTGGCTTGCCTAGaagcatttttattgtttagtgGCTCTTCTTGGTTCCAAGTAGGAGTGGGATTACCCGAGGACTCTgaatttctctctttgtcttctcCCTCTATTTGTACCAGGTTATCACTCTCATCTGTCATTATTGTCCATCTATCTTGTCCACCactctgttttatttctacttTGCTTGATTCTTGTACATATTCTATTTCTCTCCCCTTTTGTATTTCACTGAGACTGTCTGGAGATGTTGGTTCCAATTTTAATAACACTTGATCAGACTCGATATTCAGGAATGTGTCTCCAGTTTCTGAACAGGATTGTGAATGTGTCTTTAGTTTCTGAACAGGATCTGATGCCACATGACATCCATTATATGTGTCCAGAATTAAGAAGCTCCTGAATTCCTCTTTTGGCAGAATCTTATTATTGCCTGTGTCAGTCTGTTTGCCCTTTGTACCAAAGTCTCCATCAGGTTTAACCAAGttacatttaaaagtagacaCGGTGCCATCTGCCTGATCTGAGAATGCTACAGCCGAGATTGGATTGTTGATGTATGTGGAACTTGTCTTAAATGTACTGTCTGGACAAAGTTCCTCATTTTCAGTCTTACATGATGGTTTCTGAGTTCCTGAGGTCTGCATATGTTCAACTTCATTTGTCCATTCTTGATATTTCCCCTCATACTCCGCAGTAGATAACACCTCTTCTTTGGTGATTTTGGATGTGTTGCCATCTCTCATAACTTTGTCTGGTAATCCCTCTATAATCTGTTCCGTGATACTTTCTGAGGGATCTCCACTTATCTGGCTTTCTGCTGATGCTGTGTTACTCAGACAAGCATCATTATATTCCTGGACAAACGCTTCAGACAGCAGGTCAGGTTGACCATCTGTCAATTTTTTGTTACCTTGGCATGTCAAGGATGAATTATTCCATGACTTTCCTTGATCCATACTGACTGGCAGGTCCATGACCATGAATTCCTTTCCAGTATGACTTGGTGtttcttgaatttttatttcatctctgTCCATGCTTGTATTAATGTGAGTTTCAACATTATTATCCATTATTTGCTCAAGAGATAATGTCTCATCCAGATTTTTATGGTTGTTGCCTTCATCTCTAGGTAAAACATCTGTCTCTATCAAGACTTTTATTTCTGATGTCGTCCTGCTATTAATTTGATTAGAAACCATCATTGCTTTGAGATCTTGTTCAACAGGTGAATCATCATCAAATCTAATAGTGTGAGGTTTTTGGACGCTGATGTTCTGAAGTTCAGTATTTTTCTCAGACAGATGACGAAAAGATGAAAGAACCGGTGTGTCTTCAGTTTTCTCTACATGGTTGAAAAAGTTAGTGAAGTTGGTAAAGAATGAATTAGCAGGATGATTATCCATTTTTTCAGGCAAGTATTTTACAGTTTGGATGCAAATATCAACATTCCACTAGGAAGAATAgttccttttcatttttgtaCTTGCATTGATTCATGTCCATTCAGGCTAGAACTGGAATCCAGAACTTAATTTTTTGAATGCAAAATAAATCCTTACTGGACTTCTAAAAATGTGTACAACGTCTTTTATCAAGCTTTGTTACAATACATGTGTTTTTTCACCAAAACTGTTCTCcaaatctttcttttcttgttgtCACCTTTATATTCTAATTCCAGAACATTCAGAAAGACAAAGTCACATAAAATCAAGATATGAGC is a window of Tachysurus vachellii isolate PV-2020 chromosome 3, HZAU_Pvac_v1, whole genome shotgun sequence DNA encoding:
- the fmn1 gene encoding formin isoform X2 — its product is MDNHPANSFFTNFTNFFNHVEKTEDTPVLSSFRHLSEKNTELQNISVQKPHTIRFDDDSPVEQDLKAMMVSNQINSRTTSEIKVLIETDVLPRDEGNNHKNLDETLSLEQIMDNNVETHINTSMDRDEIKIQETPSHTGKEFMVMDLPVSMDQGKSWNNSSLTCQGNKKLTDGQPDLLSEAFVQEYNDACLSNTASAESQISGDPSESITEQIIEGLPDKVMRDGNTSKITKEEVLSTAEYEGKYQEWTNEVEHMQTSGTQKPSCKTENEELCPDSTFKTSSTYINNPISAVAFSDQADGTVSTFKCNLVKPDGDFGTKGKQTDTGNNKILPKEEFRSFLILDTYNGCHVASDPVQKLKTHSQSCSETGDTFLNIESDQVLLKLEPTSPDSLSEIQKGREIEYVQESSKVEIKQSGGQDRWTIMTDESDNLVQIEGEDKERNSESSGNPTPTWNQEEPLNNKNASRQAKIVTFSPGLKLEKPPQLPSIFSGLKGLKKDVQDQQKKTLTLEQPMMKRVSVKRALFSERPSKSETKGSILEQLSQLLSFDAGKVGAKKTQEPTASPPLSPSSEVLEEEMSPVEESVEGPDVVSSEENSKLTNTETTLNAFKAFFSPKPAKRNTSDHIDLDAVKRAFNPETIRAIFDRNSSKPPDNKNISENKSPENEERTPGRLQAVWPPPKSKDEEEKIGLKYTEAEHQAALLHLKRECKEEQEALEANFKLQLYHLRDENEETVSRLQAVIADLKSAANCSHRELRDAAVSTEDYFTPRIFRTVCIQTDRETFIKPVKAPEISKDLCPQTNVPKKLDLASIASNLSSKPEHAAPQLLPLPTPLPLSVQSGLDSVTTSNPLSLPGPSESYSKPAQTDKCPPLRQVSCLPPPPPPPPIILAGLAPPPPLLGPVPTPPSGSGLFSRAEERLQRKPRVEPVCPMKPLYWTRIQIQDSRNDTLWSMLKEPGIINTNEFAELFAKMASPAKRKPLSEAYDNTAKAKKIIKVLDSKRSQAVGILISSLHLEMKDIQQAILMMDNSVVDLDAIEALYETRAQPEELEKIRKHYETSDEEHVRLLDKPEQFLYELSLVPQFSLRAPCIILQSTFTDAVASIQRKANTVLHVCKGLLERDSVRDVLGLVLACGNYMNGGSRHRGQADGFGLDILPKLKDVKSRDNNTSLMDYIVSYYLHNLDENAGTENCAFPLPEPQDVFLASQVKFEDLSKELRKLGEDLEVLSETDADGLNPAGLGSHRSLL
- the fmn1 gene encoding formin isoform X3 — protein: MDNHPANSFFTNFTNFFNHVEKTEDTPVLSSFRHLSEKNTELQNISVQKPHTIRFDDDSPVEQDLKAMMVSNQINSRTTSEIKVLIETDVLPRDEGNNHKNLDETLSLEQIMDNNVETHINTSMDRDEIKIQETPSHTGKEFMVMDLPVSMDQGKSWNNSSLTCQGNKKLTDGQPDLLSEAFVQEYNDACLSNTASAESQISGDPSESITEQIIEGLPDKVMRDGNTSKITKEEVLSTAEYEGKYQEWTNEVEHMQTSGTQKPSCKTENEELCPDSTFKTSSTYINNPISAVAFSDQADGTVSTFKCNLVKPDGDFGTKGKQTDTGNNKILPKEEFRSFLILDTYNGCHVASDPVQKLKTHSQSCSETGDTFLNIESDQVLLKLEPTSPDSLSEIQKGREIEYVQESSKVEIKQSGGQDRWTIMTDESDNLVQIEGEDKERNSESSGNPTPTWNQEEPLNNKNASRQAKIVTFSPGLKLEKPPQLPSIFSGLKGLKKDVQDQQKKTLTLEQPMMKRVSVKRALFSERPSKSETKGSILEQLSQLLSFDAGKVGAKKTQEPTASPPLSPSSEVLEEEMSPVEESVEGPDVVSSEENSKLTNTETTLNAFKAFFSPKPAKRNTSDHIDLDAVKRAFNPETIRAIFDRNSSKPPDNKNISENKSPENEERTPGRLQAVWPPPKSKDEEEKIGLKYTEAEHQAALLHLKRECKEEQEALEANFKLQLYHLRDENEETVSRLQAVIADLKSAANCSHRELRDAAVSTEDYFTPRIFRTVCIQTDRETFIKPVKAPEISKDLCPQTNVPKKLDLASIASNLSSKPEHAAPQLLPLPTPLPLSVQSGLDSVTTSNPLSLPGPSESYSKPAQTDKCPPLRQVSCLPPPPPPPPIILAGLAPPPPLLGPVPTPPSGSGLFSRAEERLQRKPRVEPVCPMKPLYWTRIQIQDSRNDTLWSMLKEPGIINTNEFAELFAKMASPAKRKPLSEAYDNTAKAKKIIKVLDSKRSQAVGILISSLHLEMKDIQQAILMMDNSVVDLDAIEALYETRAQPEELEKIRKHYETSDEEHVRLLDKPEQFLYELSLVPQFSLRAPCIILQSTFTDAVASIQRKANTVLHVCKGLLERDSVRDVLGLVLACGNYMNGGSRHRGQADGFGLDILPKLKDVKSRDNNTSLMDYIVSYYLHNLDENAGTENCAFPLPEPQDVFLASQVKFEDLSKELRKLGEDLEDKVESL